TTTATACTacggccgagtttagttccaaactttttcttcaaacctccaacttttccatcacatcaaaacttttctacacacacaaacttctaacttttctgtcacattgttccaatttcaaccaaacttccaattttggcgtgaacatGAAACATATCATACAAACATTAGACTATGAAACACCTGCAATAAATGAGTTTGAGAATGCAGATGATGAGTCTTTTCATGATCTACAGTTTTTTTTGGACATCTTCACATGTTTTACTTCCCTTTGGGAGCTTAAAATTCTCCAGCAGATCATATTTAACTCATCGGATTTTGCAGGTATCAAATCTTGggtatttttttgttaattcaGTTATGTATTCTCGGTGCTGAAAGGCTTCGAAGAAGTAATTTATCAACAATTGCTAGTTCGATTAATCAAATCTCATCTGGAAGCTATCCTTCATCGAGAGGTGGCACTTTCTTTTTCTGAATTTATGAAACCGGTTTTGGTTTTATGCCAATGCTTTGTGTTTACTTGTTACATGGGTATAAAATGTTCCAATATTACCTTTGTGAATGGGAAACAGGTCgaggtgtcacatcgaatatttggacacatgcatggagtattaaatatatataaaaaaattaattacacagaatacatgtaaattgcgagacaaatcttttaagtctaattgctccatgatttaacaatatggtgctatagtaaacatttgctaataacggattaattatgtttaataaattcgtctcgtagtttatagGCAGAacctgtaatttgttttgttattagtcttcATCTCATACTTCAAATATTTGTCCGTATATTCAATGTGACATgctaaaacttttcacccctaaACTACACAGGgcctttaggctgtgttcgcggGAGGATGTTCCCAACCAGCCGTtagcgcacggaaaacggaacgatctattagcacgtgattaattaagtattagctaatttttttttaaaaaatggatcaatatgattttttaagcaactttcgtataaaaactttttgcaaaaaacataccgtttagcagtttgaaaaacatgcgcgcggaaaacgagggagatgagtTGTGAAACTTGGGTAAGAACACACCCTTAATTAATCTCGCGTTaatagaccgctccgttttccgtgctaaCTGTTCCGGTTGGGAACTGGAAATAGCGAACACaatcttagggtgtgtttagttcacgccaaaattgaaagtttggttgaaattggaacaatgtgatagaaaagttgaaagtttatgtgtgtagaaaaattttgatgtgatgaaaaagttaaaagttcgaaggaaaagtttggaactaagtCCTCAGTAGAGTTGGAGTGTGGCAAAGCAAAAGACCGAACCTGTTTGTCACAGGTGCCACCAACCCTCTCATCCGGCGGCTGCCCAACAGAGAATCCAGCATGGTTTCTCGGTTTCTCCATCCTTTTCCCATTTTGAATGCAATCCACCTCAAATTTCTCTCTCCCGTAACGCCATCCATGACGCCGGCTTTGCTCTGCCCGTACACAAACAGCCATACTATACTACCAGCAAGTTACTATGGAGTACTTGCAAACcactactccatccattccaacttgcttcatcttcatctttccCACCTCCATCACCTCACCAACAGCACCAGCGCAGGTCGCTGTCTCCGAAATATCATTTCGTTTTTAATTATCTTTTCCTCCCCTTCGCTAATCACCATGATTTGCCTCCGAGCCGCCTTCCCCTtgacctcctcccctctccgccgcctcgccctcaagccctcctcctcccgcgccgccgccgccgccatgtcgtccgccatcgccgcgccggtCGAGCACATCGTGCTCATCAAGGTCCGCCcggaggcggcgtcgtcgggcgccgccgcggcgatggTGTCATCGCTGCAGGCGCTGTCCACGGCGGTGCCCGGGCTGTCGTACATCCACGTCGGCCCCGTGCTCCGCctccggtcgccggcggcggaggcgctggGTCCGACCCACGTCCTCCACTCCCGCTACGCCACCAAGCCCGACCTGGCGGCGTACGCGGCGCACCCGGCGCACGTCGCCGCCGTGCAGGGGCACGTCCTCCCCAACGCGCTCGACTCCACCGCCATCGACTGGGTCAACGCCGCCCTGGTGCCGTCCCCGGTGAACCCGGGCTCCGCCGTGCGGCTCTCCCTGGCGAAGTTGAAGGAGGGTGTGGAGGCGCACCAGCTCGCGGAGAAgctcgccgcggcgacggcggcggccggggaggcgAAGGGCGCCAAGGTGAGCTTCGGGGAGAACTTCTCCCCCGCGCGGGCCAAGGGGTACCAGTTCGGGATGGTGGCGGTGTTCGACAGCGTGGAGGGGCTCGAcgcggtggacggggacgggaAGGTGGAGGCGGCCAAGGCCATAGTCAGGCCGCTGCTCGACGACGTGCTCGAGCTGGAATTCGTCGTCGGACCTGCCGCCGCGGaggctccggcgccggccaaCCTCTGAGAGGTTTGCCTTTGGTTCGAAAACTCTAGTTGCCTTGTTTGATCGGTTGAGAATAATACAATCCTTGTGATTGGGTGTGCTGTGGCCTGTGGTTAGCAATGGCAATTGATTTTGAAATGAATAAGAATTGTACCTGACTACCTGAACTAGGAATTAGGATGGCCGCTCTTGCTTGGACGTCTACCGAACAAGAGCTTGCTGTCTTCAGTGTTCATCTTTTCTTCTCGCTCTGCAACTGCAAATTTGTATGTCAGATAATTTTAAGACTCGCAACTCGGTGCTATGCCTCTCATGCCTCCCTTCCCCCATTAAGCATGGAGGAACCACTGACATGCCACTGCACAATCTTTTAGGATTTGATATTCTTTTGACTTAGTATTATGCACCCATAGAAGTATTTTAGTCTTGCTCCAATTCTGTATTTCTGTCTCGCAGAATCCTCGTAGGCATGATCTATGGACTATGGAACATGTGCCTTTGTGATTGTAGAGTATTATATGCAGTAATCGCTGTTGTCGGATGTCTGGGTTACTACATTTTGAGCAGTTTTGATGACTTTGGCCATGTTAAAGTTGAGGAGGTCAGTCCATTTAATAGTAGCGGGGACCTTTTTTTAGCGGTAATAGTGATCTGGACTACAGCTCTTTCAGAAAAGGATGTATGGTCTTATACTCTTATGGCAACCATCTACTTACTGGTTGTTGGCCTTGTTAACAATGGTGGTGAAAGGAACAGGACTGGAGTAACTTTCGAAAATGAGCGATACTGCAGCAAATTCTGATGAATTTGGCAATTTGCTGATGCTGTGGGTTTGAAAGAGCCAATCATCTAAAGCTCAACCACATTGTTTTCTCTCAGGCAGCAGTAGCAATCCAAACAAGCAAGGTCTCGGGTTGCCTTACCAGGCAAAGTTCATGAACATCTCCAATGTTTCTCAGGCATACAAATTTGTCAGGCATGGTGCTCTGGCCTCTgggcaccaaccaaacaggGCCATAGTTTTGGTCGCTTCAAACTGTAGTTTGGTCTTCCTTCTATTGCCCTTCTGTTGCTTCCTTCAATATATTCAGAGTGAATTTGTAAATATGCTGTTTTTCTCATTAAGAAACTTAGCATATAACAAAAGACCGGTCACATCCTTTTAAGGGTTCGTGACAGCCTGCTCAACATAGAAGGTCAGACACTTAAATAAATTATTTGCCTTCCCTGCGCTTTAATAAATTCATTGTCAAGTTTTGTGCTTGACAAAGTATTGGTAGCGTGTGCAGGACTGAGGCATGCACCACTTCCTCTAGGTTGAATTGATTTTATTGCATAATGCTCTGTTCTTTGTTGCAAGTAATATTTTGACAAAGGGAAATTACCATGACATATATACTCAGatacttaaaaagaaaaaaaagattggttttaccattatttttttctatttttctacaTGGTTATATTTTATGAAACAACAAGACTGAGTATAAATTGATAAAGTGGACATAACTTAAGTTTAGGAAGGGATACGGTTTAGGATAAATGGCTCTCCATAAAGGGAAGGGATGATTTGGTTGCCTAAGATacaattatttgaatttctcaaCAACCAAACCCTACATTATATAAATTTATAGGCAGGCAGATACAGCTAGGATGTTTGCATCCAAGCAAGACACTATCAGAGTTTTGAGGAGTGGAATATGTATTCAAAGCAAGGAACTAACTGAATTTGCAATATACTTAATTCGTTGAGAAGTTACAACTTACAGGAACATTATTAAAACATGTAAACATTTGTTCTAATAATGCCAATCATGGATTTGAATATTGAGAACTGAGAAGCATAAAACCATTTCCTTACTAAGAGTGAGTCTACTCCTCTAAGGGCACCTATTTTTATATGCAGGAAATAAAAACATTTGACTAACTAGGCGGATCAAACCATCAAATTACATCCTGGATTACCATATTATACCATTTCTTGCCTCAATAGTTTGGCACTTATATCCATATCCAGCTAATGCACATGCTAACCAAGTCTTGCAGCATCTATACTTGCACATCTTAAGGCCTCCCTTGTGGGAGACCTGACATTTCAGATTTCAGAGGCAAGGACATTGGCACAGAAGCAATTCTCCCATTCTCCAAGATGTACTACAACTACCGGACTCACTGCTCCCACCCGCAGCACGTCCTGGTGAGGTGCCAGTACAGCAGCAGCTCCGGCCATGTCTGCGACCTCTGCGCCGCCGGCTTCCGCGGCCTCGTCGGGCTCCGGTGCAAGGCCTGCGACTTCGACATTCACGAGGCCTGCGCCGACTACTTCCAGCCGGCGATCTCCTCCTTCGCCGCGCACCCGTGGCACGGCCTCGCCCTCGGCCGCGTCGCCGACAACGACCGCGTCTGCGACCTGTGCGCCGCGGCGTGCCCCCGGGGGGGCTTCGTCTACCGCTGCGTGCCGTGCGGCTTCGACGTGCACCCGCTCTGCACCATGTTCCCGGCGAAGGTGAGGAGCCCGTTGCACCCGGAGCACGAGCTCGCCATggtgccggcggccgcggccgcggcggcgacgctggggCGGCAGTGCCGCACCTGCTCCGGCTGCGGCGAGGTCTGTGGCGGCTGGTTCTACCGGTGCGACGCTTGCGGAGTGTGCCTCCACGCCGAGTGCCTCAATGGCGCCCGCGCCAAGCAGAGTGCCGGGGTGGGAAGCCAGGGCACCGGCGTCGGTGGCGCAGGCAGCagccagagcggcggcggcggcggccagagcACCGGCGTGAAGCGGAGCCGGAGTTCCCTTGTTGGGAAGTTGCTTCTCAAGGCTGCGGTTCGCGTCGCCGTCGATGCGGCGACGAACGGGCTGGCATCGGCGGTGCTCGATAGCGGCAGCGCCGACGACACGTCTTCCTTCGATCAATAATGTGATTGTGCGTCCTATTGATCAATCGATGGCAGTACATTATGTATGAGTATCACCCATCTCCCTTGTTTTCTCTCAATCTGATATGGAGTACTTCGtactatctatctatccatcCATGCTTCTCTAGCCGGTTGTTTTGCCGATTGATAATTGGACCACGTGGCTATGTGAGAAATTTAGGAATGATTTCGCTAAACTTCAactgggctttcgcccggcaaccacccttgaggggtgagacagcacgacaacgaCCCAGGAGGGGGAATGAACCATCATTATCGGCCCGGCCAAGgccgggctgggttttcacccgccgctcaccacctgcgaatccaTAGCTGACGCaccaatgctccaccaccactccaACTCTGCCGACATatgggacccctgcaccggcgtcccTTGTCAGCCAGCCTTCGTGCGCCAaagaccgcgccacacccaccggcagctTCTCTTCACACtgaggtcgcctcctccaccaccggccgcgcctctcgcgccaagcctgcctccatctccgccacccgcgcctctcgcgccgagcctgcctccgctgccatcggctgcgccaCTCTGCACCAAGCCGGTCTCCGGCCCCTCCTCCAAACAATACCGCGCCGGCCAGATGCAGccatcccccctccccccgcgtCGCCCATTCGCTGGCGACACGGGGGGCAAAAACCCTagtagcgccgccgccttccctctccctcctcccccacctAGCCGCCACCGGAGCTCACCGCCGGAAAGCCGGCGGGCGAGCCATGATGGCGGCCGCGGGGCTCCCTCGTGGTGGCGACCCCTCTCaggcgcgggagaggcggcgaaaGGTGGAGGTTGGGGAGTGACGGCGGCGGCCCATCccggcgaggagacggcggatccggcgccgccttcgccggaTCTGGCCATCCCCTGGATGGATCCGGCCGGGGTTGGTGtgttggcggcggaggaggccgcggcgcggcggtgcgaCAAGAGCGGCGACGCTGGCGCGATGAGGCGacggtgatggcgacggcgcgacgttggcagcggaggcggcggcgacgatgcgcCGACAACGATGCTTGCACACCTgctggcggcggccacggcggcgaggcgagatgcgcgcgggcggcggagctcgcaCAGCCGGGCCTGGCGGCAGCggggtgttggtatttcttaacgatattactagaaatataattcccaggaatggcgcagaaatacttctggtatattatggttacagagttcatccgcaagtgcacggatataccattgcagcatttcacccgagagtattccaagggtatcatatttattttatcccgtgaaaagatcatgtagagagagtttgactaataatttatatattacttgtgataattatattctaagtaggggttaagataattgaagggtagagtgacacacaagcactaactactcattctcataatatattatctaaactAAGTGGATAGAAAAGcgaaagataatctattcctatacttctaatatacatagtatacatacattctaattaactgatatactagctaataccctctatccgatgcccttcTGGTACTTTGAGAAGCCATCTCTGACTGCCGAGTTTCTTatgacagcccgtcatgaccatacaaccgggactaaatgcGGAGGAATATTCTCCCCagaaaattaacttaggattatataccggcgcgAAGAAAtatctgttgctgctgcttgggAGAGTTGACGTCGCGGAGCTGCTCCTCATCGGCGCCATTGGCGGTCGTCGGAATAGTAGCTAGGTGGCGACGACGAGGGGGCAAGAAGACAAGAAGGTAGGGGGGCTCCCGTCGAGCTCGCCCCCCGGTCACGGTGAGGCGGCGGGAAGGAAAGCGCCAAGCTTCTTAGCACCGACGTCGAGCTTGCACGGAATGACGCGGAGGAGAGTCGAGCTCatggacggacggacggacggacggaggTGAGGTGAGTTCGAGCCCCCGCGAGGCATGAGGGACGACGCGAGAGGGGATGATGTCGAGCCCGGCAATGGACGGCGTTGTTGGAGGTGAGGCCAGCTCCAGGAGGACGGCACGCGTGCTCTGCTCAGGGAGTAAGGCATGCGCAGCGGGCTTGACCTCACCTTTCTCGCATTATTCCTCGACCACGATGGGTGGACAAGCGCCAAGCTGCTCCCGCAACGGCCGGTTATTGCGCGCACAAGATTAGATAGCAAATCAGAAAAGTTTTCTGTAATTGAACTCAAACAgagtatatgtttttttttttttactcttgaTGATCTTTGAGCCGACGAGTTCGTGCTCCAGTTTAGTGGGATTTGAGAGCGTACTAGTAGGCGACGAGGGTAGTGACAGAGGAGCAGGAGGGTGTAGTTAAGTCACTGATACGTAGATTCTACTTTGTTACGACCCACATGTTAATAGCTCAACTGTATAACAATTATGTCAGAGGTACGGAGTGGATTTTGATCTATTGAGGGAATATCCCCTTATTGTTTGCATGCCACTTAAATAGTTATGTAAAAAATTAAGatgatgtattaacatgtgatgcATCACTCAACAaaatacaagttcaaattcaacttctacatctcacaatgaaaaaaaaaattttgactgtaaatatacgttaactagttgtagtttaatttatttttttttgttatggatgtacaagttgaatttgaaattgcatgtttgtgaagtgatatatcacatgttaatacatcctcttaaaattttttatttttttataatcatttaAGTAACATGGAAATAACGAGAAGAAATGGTCTCGAGAGACTAAAATAGTTTTCCAGAGGATCCCTTTCCAGGCTGGAAGAGCGGTGCAGCCAGCCACCCTGGCCCCAAACCCGTTCTTCCCCTGCGGATAGCCAGTAGCCTGCGGACCAGTATCAATTTGaggccctgtttgggggagtttgTCCCAGCTGTAACTTTTGAAAAAAGCTGattctgctagaagctgccccaaacagtatacagattctgaaaaatgaactaagaagccaggAGCTgaagaagctgggtttcagagcttttccagattctcagaagctggctaccaaacagctgcttctgATCTAAAACTCCCTCAAACATGCCATGAGAATGGAGTCATGCCGTTCCCGATTCCTCGCGAGTGCGTCGAGTAGCGATCCCATCGCCATGGTCGCCAACTCGCCACGGCTCCCGCACACCGTCTCAACGCATGACTCCATCCGAATAGCTGGGAGTCTGGGATGCCGAGACAAGGCCTGACAGGCGACACGCCACCGTGCGCTCAAGGGGAGCGCCGCCGACTGCCGTGGCCACCAATTGCCGTGATCACATCTGATCTTCAGCATGCGGCTCTCTAGACTCCTGTCCAATTGAATGCGCACGATCGTTTTTGGTAGGACCTGAATTCAAGTTTTTGGTGTAGTTGATATTTTGGGCCAAGCTATTTGATAGAACAAAGACTGCTTAAACTATAAAAGTTATTTATAAGCTTATCAATTTTGGTAGATTACTCGATGCCCCGCAAGTGTGCTTCAAAGAACATAATAAAACAACTTCGCTTCGGGTGATACCATCGGTGATGCTGTGCCAGTTGGCGTCAAAGCATTGCATTGCGTGTTCATTTGATACCACAAGGTAAATCTTTTGTCGATTTTACTATAACTTCTCCGTGACATCTGAATCTCTCAACAACCACATAATAACGGTGTCTTGCACCAAACAGACTTCTCCTTGAATTTTCTGTTGCCTAATTGCATTTCCCTATGATGTCAATATAATGAGTTTTTTACAGCCCTCTGAGATATGATCTTGATCTCTCATCAGTGACTTCGAATCTAGAAATGTACGAAGAAAATTTTAAGGTTGTATGCAGATGGAGTTTTTCGTATAAATATTGCTCTTGGACGCTCTTTTTAGGTTCATAGATTGATGATATATAAATGACCTTTTTTTAAGTCTCACCCTAGACCACCGAAACCTTAGGATTTGCCCTAAAGGAGCCACCATGTTTATCGGCGATATGGGTTCGGGGGTACCCAGGCTGTGAGGACCAGGTCCTGCCCTCGGTAGCCACGTGGCCTTCCCCCGAGGGGCTTTGGCCCGAGGCAGGGCGGCGGCCGTTCCCCACACGCCCTG
The window above is part of the Oryza sativa Japonica Group chromosome 7, ASM3414082v1 genome. Proteins encoded here:
- the LOC136357326 gene encoding uncharacterized protein, producing MYYNYRTHCSHPQHVLVRCQYSSSSGHVCDLCAAGFRGLVGLRCKACDFDIHEACADYFQPAISSFAAHPWHGLALGRVADNDRVCDLCAAACPRGGFVYRCVPCGFDVHPLCTMFPAKVRSPLHPEHELAMVPAAAAAAATLGRQCRTCSGCGEVCGGWFYRCDACGVCLHAECLNGARAKQSAGVGSQGTGVGGAGSSQSGGGGGQSTGVKRSRSSLVGKLLLKAAVRVAVDAATNGLASAVLDSGSADDTSSFDQ
- the LOC4343873 gene encoding stress-response A/B barrel domain-containing protein UP3, translated to MICLRAAFPLTSSPLRRLALKPSSSRAAAAAMSSAIAAPVEHIVLIKVRPEAASSGAAAAMVSSLQALSTAVPGLSYIHVGPVLRLRSPAAEALGPTHVLHSRYATKPDLAAYAAHPAHVAAVQGHVLPNALDSTAIDWVNAALVPSPVNPGSAVRLSLAKLKEGVEAHQLAEKLAAATAAAGEAKGAKVSFGENFSPARAKGYQFGMVAVFDSVEGLDAVDGDGKVEAAKAIVRPLLDDVLELEFVVGPAAAEAPAPANL